One segment of Macrotis lagotis isolate mMagLag1 chromosome 1, bilby.v1.9.chrom.fasta, whole genome shotgun sequence DNA contains the following:
- the HNRNPA3 gene encoding heterogeneous nuclear ribonucleoprotein A3 isoform X1: MEVKQPPGRPQPDSGRRRRRRGEEGHDPKEPEQLRKLFIGGLSFETTDDSLREHFEKWGTLTDCVVMRDPQTKRSRGFGFVTYSCVEEVDAAMCARPHKVDGRVVEPKRAVSREDSVKPGAHLTVKKIFVGGIKEDTEEYNLRDYFEKYGKIETIEVMEDRQSGKKRGFAFVTFDDHDTVDKIVVQKYHTINGHNCEVKKALSKQEMQSAGSQRGRGGGSGNFMGRGGNFGGGGGNFGRGGNFGGRGGYGGGGGGSRGSYGGGDGGYNGFGGDGGNYGGGPGYSSRGGYGGGGGPGYGNQGGGYGGGGGGYDGYNEGGNFGGGNYGGSGNYNDFGNYSGQQQSNYGPMKGGSFGGRSSGSPYGGGYGSGGGSGGYGSRRF, encoded by the exons ATGGAGGTAAAACAGCCGCCCGGCCGCCCCCAGCCCGACTCCGGCCGCCGTCGCCGCCGCCGGGGGGAGGAG gGTCATGATCCAAAGGAACCAGAGCAGTTGAGAAAACTGTTTATTGGTGGCTTGAGCTTTGAAACTACGGATGATAGTTTAAGAGAACACTTTGAAAAATGGGGCACTCTCACAGATTGTGTG GTGATGAGAGATCCCCAAACAAAACGTTCCAGAGGCTTTGGCTTTGTGACTTATTCTTGTGTAGAAGAGGTAGATGCAGCAATGTGTGCTCGACCACATAAGGTTGATGGGCGTGTAGTGGAACCAAAGAGAGCTGTGTCTAGAGAG gaTTCTGTAAAACCTGGTGCACATCTAACCGTGAAGAAAATTTTTGTTGGTGGTATTAAAGAAGATACAGAAGAATATAATTTAAGAGACTACTTTGAAAAGTATGGCAAGATCGAAACTATAGAAGTTATGGAAGATCGACAGAGCGGAAAGAAGAGAGGATTTGCTTTTGTAACATTTGATGATCATGATACAGTTGACAAAATTGTTG TTCAGAAATATCATACTATTAATGGGCATAACTGTGAAGTGAAAAAGGCCCTTTCGAAACAAGAGATGCAGTCTGCTGGCTCACAAAGAG gtCGTGGAGGTGGCTCAGGCAATTTTATGGGTCGAGGAGGAAACTTTGGAGGTGGTGGAGGAAACTTTGGCCGTGGAGGAAACTTTGGTggaagag GTGGTTatggtggaggtggtggtggcAGCAGAGGCAGTTATGGAGGTGGAGATGGTGGATATAATGGATTTGGAGGAGATG GTGGCAACTATGGAGGTGGTCCTGGCTACAGTAGTAGAGGAGGTTATGGTGGAGGTGGTGGACCTGGATATGGAAACCAAGGTGGTGGAtatggtggtggtggaggaggaTATGATGGTTACAATGAAGGAGGAAATTTTGGTGGTG GTAACTATGGTGGCAGTGGGAACTATAATGATTTTGGAAATTATAGTGGGCAGCAGCAATCAAATTATGGACCCATGAAAGGAGGCAGTTTTGGTGGAAGGAGCTCAGGCAGTCCTTATGGTG gtGGTTATGGATCTGGTGGTGGAAGTGGTGGATATGGTAGCAGAAGGTTCTAA
- the HNRNPA3 gene encoding heterogeneous nuclear ribonucleoprotein A3 isoform X2 has product MEGHDPKEPEQLRKLFIGGLSFETTDDSLREHFEKWGTLTDCVVMRDPQTKRSRGFGFVTYSCVEEVDAAMCARPHKVDGRVVEPKRAVSREDSVKPGAHLTVKKIFVGGIKEDTEEYNLRDYFEKYGKIETIEVMEDRQSGKKRGFAFVTFDDHDTVDKIVVQKYHTINGHNCEVKKALSKQEMQSAGSQRGRGGGSGNFMGRGGNFGGGGGNFGRGGNFGGRGGYGGGGGGSRGSYGGGDGGYNGFGGDGGNYGGGPGYSSRGGYGGGGGPGYGNQGGGYGGGGGGYDGYNEGGNFGGGNYGGSGNYNDFGNYSGQQQSNYGPMKGGSFGGRSSGSPYGGGYGSGGGSGGYGSRRF; this is encoded by the exons ATGGAG gGTCATGATCCAAAGGAACCAGAGCAGTTGAGAAAACTGTTTATTGGTGGCTTGAGCTTTGAAACTACGGATGATAGTTTAAGAGAACACTTTGAAAAATGGGGCACTCTCACAGATTGTGTG GTGATGAGAGATCCCCAAACAAAACGTTCCAGAGGCTTTGGCTTTGTGACTTATTCTTGTGTAGAAGAGGTAGATGCAGCAATGTGTGCTCGACCACATAAGGTTGATGGGCGTGTAGTGGAACCAAAGAGAGCTGTGTCTAGAGAG gaTTCTGTAAAACCTGGTGCACATCTAACCGTGAAGAAAATTTTTGTTGGTGGTATTAAAGAAGATACAGAAGAATATAATTTAAGAGACTACTTTGAAAAGTATGGCAAGATCGAAACTATAGAAGTTATGGAAGATCGACAGAGCGGAAAGAAGAGAGGATTTGCTTTTGTAACATTTGATGATCATGATACAGTTGACAAAATTGTTG TTCAGAAATATCATACTATTAATGGGCATAACTGTGAAGTGAAAAAGGCCCTTTCGAAACAAGAGATGCAGTCTGCTGGCTCACAAAGAG gtCGTGGAGGTGGCTCAGGCAATTTTATGGGTCGAGGAGGAAACTTTGGAGGTGGTGGAGGAAACTTTGGCCGTGGAGGAAACTTTGGTggaagag GTGGTTatggtggaggtggtggtggcAGCAGAGGCAGTTATGGAGGTGGAGATGGTGGATATAATGGATTTGGAGGAGATG GTGGCAACTATGGAGGTGGTCCTGGCTACAGTAGTAGAGGAGGTTATGGTGGAGGTGGTGGACCTGGATATGGAAACCAAGGTGGTGGAtatggtggtggtggaggaggaTATGATGGTTACAATGAAGGAGGAAATTTTGGTGGTG GTAACTATGGTGGCAGTGGGAACTATAATGATTTTGGAAATTATAGTGGGCAGCAGCAATCAAATTATGGACCCATGAAAGGAGGCAGTTTTGGTGGAAGGAGCTCAGGCAGTCCTTATGGTG gtGGTTATGGATCTGGTGGTGGAAGTGGTGGATATGGTAGCAGAAGGTTCTAA